The Bosea sp. 685 DNA window GTTTCCGGTGCGCTTGTAGATTAGCGCGACCTTCGTGCGGCGTAGGCCGTGGGTGCCATAGAGCGCAGGATCCAATCCAATCAGCGAGACCCAATCGTCCAGGAGCCGCCCGTACTGTCGTGTCGTCACATGATCGCCCGGTCGACTGCGATTAGGGAAGAGCCAACCGCCATTCTCGCCCGGTCGCTTCTTCAGCCAGGCGGTAAGCGCCTCTCGGGTCGGATCCGTCAGCTCAAATGGCACCGGCCGGCCGGTCTTCTGCTGGATGATTGATGTCCTCAACCTTATGGTCCCGCCGAGCACGACATCGCCTACTCGCAACCGCACGAGATCGCAGCCGCGCAGCTTGCTGTCGATTGCGAGATTGAACATCGCCAAATCTCGTACGCGGCAGTCGTGGTGTAGCCGTGTTCGGATAGCCCAGATGTGGCGTGGCTTCAGCGGCCGCTTTGGGCCGATGATGCGCCCGGTGTTCCAGGCCGGGTGCTGATGGATAGGCTGAGCTTCGATACACGGTCTTTGCGTGCCTCCGCGGCACCTATGAACGAGCGTGAAATAGAAGCTGTATCCCCAGACCCGCCACGCCCATCAACAGCTCGCTATCTGTCCTTGATCAGGGTCGAGTCGGCCCTCAAGCAGGACGACATCTTTGGCCTGGCGAGGAATCCGGAAGCAGCAGTTGCCATAGAAGAGGCGTTACCGCGAGAGACACCAGCGAACGACGACTGCGGTTCCCTACTGCTCGGAACGATTATGCATTTCGACCGCAGCTTGCATAAGTCTTCTAAAGGTCTCCGACGTCCTAAGTAGCCGCAGGACGTCCAGCTCCAGCGGCGGGGCGAGATCATCGGCGGTTCCG harbors:
- a CDS encoding tyrosine-type recombinase/integrase; translated protein: MEAQPIHQHPAWNTGRIIGPKRPLKPRHIWAIRTRLHHDCRVRDLAMFNLAIDSKLRGCDLVRLRVGDVVLGGTIRLRTSIIQQKTGRPVPFELTDPTREALTAWLKKRPGENGGWLFPNRSRPGDHVTTRQYGRLLDDWVSLIGLDPALYGTHGLRRTKVALIYKRTGNHRAGQLLLGHSKLESRVRYFGIEVDDALLLSEQTDL